A single window of Flavobacteriales bacterium DNA harbors:
- a CDS encoding alkaline phosphatase family protein, protein MSKRKVLLLGWDACEWKVVNDLVAKGMMPTLAKFLKEGSSGKLATLDPPISPMLWTSIATGKRADKHGIHGFVEPDPDPNSANGIRPVASTSRKVKALWNIFNQEGMKSNVVGWWPSHPAEPINGVMVSQFFQQTRDKTREDWKWIPGTVHPLSLEETMKNIRVHPTEVTGPMMQPFVPKFKEAIKSKDKVMGAIVTTLAHTFSIHNAATYLLENEDWDFMAVYWDSIDHFSHATMKYHPPKLPTIPEDKFDFYKEAITGAYRFHDMMLDRILSLIDDDTTVIIVSDHGFHSDHLRPRQLPKEPAGPTYEHSPYAFFAIKGPGIKKNHAIFGGSVIDITPTVLSLYEKPIGRDMEGKPLVQIYEKAPALSYIDSWEEVEGNDGMHKGEGQDPWAQQEAMQQLVDLGYIEAPTGDKAHNIRQAVNEGEYYVARNLIDGGKRREALPMLERLVEETKEAKDNLRYGYRLLGLYLSLGMNKEAFTLLEKLKAQGNEDSQPFLMYHEASFHLANKNPVKAEELFRKVIELTPNSANMYRKIGVAYQMRQNFSEAEKYFQKAVSIDPDNIFARNSLASVYLKTGRYEEAIDEWMQVISNTYYYIPAHQGIGTCLYHLGIKDKAAEAFEVAAVIGPKLARTRRWLVKIYSELNMEAKRAHHEKILRENIKGQITLVSGPARSGMSLVMETLEKAGYPVKYDSMDAGDKDNPYRRFEYTPMQKLANENAFLKDCDGHAVKIPMHFLNYLPDNYEYKLILVERNSADILKSRQQLKSEGKLRSQNAFDLVDAMELGEQIKETEEFLEQRPHIQVHKLSYEALLNREEAELESLAYFLGEDFDLAQLELSSQNEA, encoded by the coding sequence ATGAGCAAGCGTAAGGTATTATTATTAGGCTGGGATGCCTGCGAATGGAAAGTAGTTAACGACCTGGTGGCTAAAGGAATGATGCCCACGCTGGCTAAATTTTTAAAAGAAGGTTCTTCCGGAAAACTTGCCACTTTAGATCCTCCGATTTCTCCTATGTTGTGGACCTCCATCGCTACCGGAAAACGTGCCGATAAACACGGGATTCATGGCTTTGTTGAACCGGATCCTGATCCAAATTCCGCTAATGGAATTCGTCCTGTTGCTTCTACTTCCAGAAAAGTGAAAGCACTATGGAATATTTTCAATCAGGAAGGAATGAAATCCAATGTAGTAGGGTGGTGGCCGAGTCACCCTGCCGAGCCTATCAATGGTGTAATGGTTTCGCAATTTTTCCAGCAAACGAGAGATAAAACCAGAGAAGATTGGAAATGGATTCCAGGAACAGTTCATCCATTGAGCCTTGAAGAAACCATGAAAAATATCAGGGTGCATCCAACGGAAGTAACGGGACCAATGATGCAACCTTTTGTTCCTAAATTCAAGGAAGCAATTAAGTCGAAAGACAAAGTAATGGGTGCTATTGTAACCACATTGGCACATACTTTTAGTATCCACAATGCTGCCACCTATTTATTGGAAAATGAGGACTGGGATTTCATGGCCGTGTATTGGGATTCCATCGATCACTTCTCGCATGCTACGATGAAGTATCACCCACCGAAATTACCTACCATACCAGAAGATAAATTCGATTTTTATAAAGAAGCAATAACAGGAGCTTATCGTTTTCATGATATGATGCTCGATCGCATTTTGTCGTTAATTGATGATGACACTACGGTGATTATTGTTTCAGACCATGGTTTCCATTCGGATCACTTACGTCCGCGCCAATTACCAAAAGAGCCCGCCGGTCCAACCTACGAACATTCGCCTTATGCCTTTTTTGCTATTAAGGGACCCGGCATCAAAAAGAATCATGCCATTTTTGGAGGATCTGTTATTGATATTACTCCAACCGTTCTATCTCTATACGAAAAACCAATTGGCAGGGATATGGAAGGAAAACCATTGGTTCAGATCTATGAAAAAGCTCCTGCTTTATCCTATATCGATTCGTGGGAAGAGGTAGAAGGGAATGATGGCATGCACAAGGGTGAGGGACAAGATCCATGGGCACAGCAAGAGGCAATGCAACAATTGGTTGATTTAGGTTACATCGAAGCACCAACCGGTGATAAAGCACATAACATTCGCCAGGCCGTAAATGAAGGTGAATATTATGTGGCTCGTAATCTTATTGACGGAGGAAAGCGTCGTGAAGCTTTACCTATGTTAGAGCGTCTGGTAGAAGAAACGAAGGAAGCAAAAGATAATCTCCGTTACGGGTATCGTCTATTAGGTTTATACCTTTCATTAGGAATGAATAAAGAAGCCTTTACGCTACTAGAAAAATTAAAAGCACAAGGGAATGAAGATTCTCAACCATTCCTGATGTACCACGAAGCATCTTTTCATTTGGCCAATAAAAATCCGGTTAAAGCCGAAGAATTGTTTCGCAAAGTGATTGAACTAACACCAAATTCGGCCAACATGTACCGCAAAATTGGTGTCGCGTATCAAATGCGTCAGAATTTTTCGGAAGCGGAGAAATACTTTCAAAAGGCCGTAAGTATTGATCCCGATAATATTTTTGCACGCAACAGTCTAGCTTCAGTTTATTTAAAAACTGGTCGCTATGAAGAGGCGATTGACGAATGGATGCAGGTTATTTCAAATACGTACTACTACATTCCTGCTCATCAGGGAATCGGAACTTGTTTGTATCATTTGGGAATAAAAGATAAAGCGGCTGAAGCCTTTGAAGTGGCTGCTGTAATTGGACCTAAATTAGCACGGACAAGAAGATGGCTCGTGAAAATATATTCTGAGCTTAACATGGAAGCCAAGCGCGCCCATCATGAAAAAATTCTGAGGGAAAACATCAAAGGTCAAATTACATTGGTAAGCGGACCTGCACGCAGTGGTATGAGTTTGGTGATGGAGACACTCGAAAAAGCGGGTTATCCCGTTAAATACGATTCCATGGATGCCGGAGATAAGGACAATCCTTATCGCAGATTTGAATACACTCCTATGCAGAAATTAGCGAATGAAAATGCGTTTCTCAAGGACTGCGATGGCCATGCCGTAAAAATTCCAATGCACTTTTTGAATTATTTGCCGGATAATTACGAATACAAACTGATTCTGGTGGAGCGTAATTCCGCAGATATTCTGAAATCGCGCCAGCAATTAAAATCAGAAGGCAAATTGCGTAGTCAGAATGCATTTGACCTGGTAGATGCCATGGAATTGGGTGAGCAAATAAAGGAAACTGAAGAATTTTTGGAACAACGTCCTCATATACAAGTCCATAAACTCAGCTACGAAGCCCTGTTAAACCGTGAAGAAGCAGAATTGGAGTCCCTGGCTTACTTCCTGGGTGAGGATTTTGATTTGGCACAATTGGAGCTTTCATCTCAAAATGAGGCCTGA
- a CDS encoding T9SS type A sorting domain-containing protein, with product MRKLSTSVLLLLSLHAFGGGHVTGKLDPAEKTPFNAKWMPDKYYQAELRQQAPWQRFLQRNGDWWVMFNEENRKPHRAFGTPIMVNGASVEDKARNFISGQLSDFRIPVSELVLAGITSNEKHHFVNFTQVHNGYAVLESRLTVKITNAGEVIMFGADVYDQIQAPASAALNANGASSYAMAGIPGTISNVQVDNNLFIFPIPKDKSYEFKLVYKVNVETIDEDQIPSNYLTYIDATSGDVIYRQNTIQHFHHGDNNKTKKRPVGIDVTTTGQVYTTHSYNPATTEILPNLDFTISANNFTTDGAGFSSTGIAGPQTGTFFLKGDWSTVFTNNVTPSFTFGLVDGANAVDFTGGNIRERSAYYHVNVVHDHMKSVMPTFTGMDFSLPTNVDLTTGNCNAFYNGTSINFYAQANGCTSFATVGDVVYHEYGHGINDNFYTDNGGNFVNGAMGEGYADFWAFSITENAVLGYGTDNAVATDYIRRYDQDRKVYPINIVGEVHSDGEIIAGAWWDTYLNLGSDMNHTLQLFVAAYPGLQAQTFNGNEGKAYTDVLIDVLQADDDDANLLNGTPNGQAIVDAFYLHGITLISNATLNHTSMASHIENDPITINATLSLNFPYTDYLNAVKLFYKINNGTYNAVAMTNSGGNNYTYDIPSQPIGTVVSYYLGAEDINSNLTAVIPIGAEAVDPNIPYFILVGYALKKTDDVADFLNELGTWQTGLVSDNNTTGDWVATIPIGSFSTAGDTSTAVQPYYQHTPAGEFCFVTGNAATSSDAIGTADVDGGHTTLQSANINMTPYTNPAVTYYRWYINNPPSGANPNADWWQVSISNDGGTTWVPVENTKTSDRSWRRYAFRVADYVTPTATVKIRFVASDSTHLGQNLDGGSLVEAAVDDIQIWDNVNVNEVNEINPDGFQFFLTPNPSKDMVNLTFELVNGGDVQIHVSDVSGKVVYNEGIKGLAPGLRTTRLETNQFTNGVYYITITSGRVVSTRKLVVMH from the coding sequence ATGAGGAAACTCTCTACCTCTGTGTTGTTATTGTTGTCGCTCCATGCTTTTGGTGGGGGACACGTAACCGGTAAATTAGATCCGGCAGAAAAAACGCCGTTTAATGCAAAATGGATGCCCGATAAATACTATCAGGCAGAATTACGCCAACAAGCACCCTGGCAACGTTTTCTTCAACGCAATGGCGATTGGTGGGTGATGTTTAATGAAGAGAACAGAAAACCGCATCGTGCATTTGGAACACCCATTATGGTCAATGGTGCAAGTGTAGAAGATAAAGCGAGGAATTTTATTAGCGGACAATTATCCGATTTTCGTATTCCCGTAAGTGAATTGGTATTAGCAGGAATCACTTCCAATGAAAAGCATCACTTCGTTAATTTTACACAGGTGCACAACGGATATGCTGTGCTGGAAAGTCGTTTAACTGTAAAAATCACGAATGCCGGCGAAGTTATCATGTTCGGCGCTGATGTTTATGATCAGATTCAGGCACCTGCATCTGCGGCTTTAAATGCCAATGGAGCATCATCCTACGCAATGGCAGGAATTCCGGGAACTATTAGCAATGTTCAGGTGGACAATAACCTCTTTATTTTCCCCATTCCGAAAGATAAATCCTATGAATTCAAATTGGTTTACAAAGTAAATGTTGAAACCATCGATGAAGATCAAATTCCTTCCAACTACCTTACCTATATCGATGCAACATCAGGAGATGTGATTTATCGCCAGAACACCATTCAACATTTTCACCATGGTGATAACAACAAAACGAAAAAACGTCCGGTAGGAATTGATGTCACAACCACGGGTCAGGTTTACACCACGCATTCATATAATCCGGCAACCACCGAAATTCTTCCTAACCTCGATTTTACAATTAGTGCAAACAACTTTACTACCGATGGAGCAGGGTTTTCATCCACTGGAATAGCTGGTCCGCAAACCGGAACCTTTTTCTTAAAAGGAGATTGGTCCACCGTATTCACCAACAACGTTACTCCAAGTTTCACTTTTGGATTGGTAGATGGTGCCAATGCAGTAGATTTCACAGGTGGAAATATCAGAGAGCGTTCTGCCTATTACCACGTAAACGTAGTTCATGATCACATGAAAAGTGTAATGCCCACATTTACGGGAATGGATTTTTCATTACCAACGAATGTCGACTTAACCACCGGAAACTGCAATGCTTTTTACAATGGAACATCCATTAATTTTTATGCACAAGCCAATGGTTGCACTTCGTTTGCCACAGTAGGTGATGTTGTTTATCACGAATATGGACATGGTATCAATGATAATTTCTATACCGACAATGGAGGGAATTTCGTTAACGGTGCCATGGGCGAAGGATATGCCGATTTCTGGGCTTTTTCCATTACTGAAAATGCGGTCCTCGGTTATGGAACAGATAATGCCGTTGCAACAGATTATATCCGTCGTTATGATCAGGACAGAAAAGTGTACCCGATCAACATTGTAGGCGAAGTGCATTCCGACGGTGAAATCATTGCCGGAGCTTGGTGGGATACTTATCTCAACCTCGGAAGCGATATGAACCACACTTTACAATTATTTGTTGCAGCTTATCCCGGATTACAAGCGCAAACCTTCAACGGAAATGAAGGTAAAGCCTATACCGATGTTTTAATTGATGTATTGCAGGCCGATGACGATGATGCCAATTTACTGAACGGAACACCGAATGGTCAGGCCATCGTTGATGCCTTTTATCTGCATGGAATTACACTTATTTCCAATGCGACGTTGAATCATACCTCCATGGCATCGCACATCGAAAACGATCCGATTACCATTAACGCAACGTTATCGCTGAACTTTCCTTATACCGATTACCTCAATGCGGTAAAACTGTTTTATAAAATAAATAACGGAACTTATAATGCAGTTGCAATGACCAATTCAGGTGGAAACAATTACACCTACGATATTCCTTCGCAACCAATTGGAACAGTTGTTTCATATTACCTGGGAGCAGAAGATATCAACTCCAACCTTACCGCAGTAATTCCCATTGGAGCAGAAGCAGTGGATCCCAATATTCCTTATTTCATTCTGGTAGGTTATGCCTTGAAGAAAACCGATGATGTAGCCGATTTCCTCAATGAATTAGGAACCTGGCAAACGGGATTGGTGTCGGATAATAATACAACCGGCGACTGGGTAGCAACAATTCCAATCGGATCGTTCTCTACTGCAGGAGATACCAGCACAGCGGTTCAACCGTATTATCAGCATACACCTGCAGGAGAATTTTGTTTTGTTACCGGAAATGCAGCAACATCATCTGATGCAATTGGAACCGCAGATGTGGATGGTGGTCATACCACATTGCAATCGGCCAATATCAACATGACACCCTATACCAATCCGGCAGTTACTTATTATCGCTGGTACATCAACAATCCTCCTTCAGGAGCAAATCCAAATGCTGACTGGTGGCAGGTTTCTATTTCGAATGATGGAGGAACTACCTGGGTTCCTGTAGAAAATACCAAAACATCCGATCGAAGCTGGAGAAGATATGCCTTCCGTGTGGCGGATTACGTAACACCTACAGCTACAGTTAAAATTCGATTCGTTGCATCAGATTCAACTCATCTTGGACAAAACCTGGATGGTGGAAGTCTTGTAGAAGCTGCTGTTGATGATATTCAGATTTGGGATAATGTAAACGTAAACGAAGTCAATGAAATCAATCCCGATGGATTCCAGTTTTTCCTTACACCAAATCCTTCGAAAGATATGGTTAATCTAACTTTCGAATTAGTAAATGGAGGAGATGTTCAAATTCACGTGAGTGATGTTTCCGGAAAGGTAGTTTACAACGAAGGAATAAAAGGACTAGCTCCTGGACTGCGAACCACCCGATTGGAGACAAACCAATTCACCAATGGTGTATATTACATAACCATTACCAGCGGTAGGGTAGTTAGTACCCGTAAGTTGGTAGTAATGCACTAA
- a CDS encoding threonylcarbamoyl-AMP synthase, with product MKEEIDKALEVLKNGGVILYPTDTVWGLGCDATNADAVQRIYDIKQRSDSKSMIILLENEARLNRYIKEVPDLAWDLIELSEEPLTIVYPGATQLAPNAIANDGTVAIRITRDEFCSQLIRKFNKPIVSTSANLSGEATPSLFRDISTEIKSKVDYIVNLRQNDQQKRKASTIIKLQLNGEITILRK from the coding sequence ATGAAAGAAGAGATCGATAAGGCCCTGGAGGTATTAAAAAACGGAGGGGTAATTTTATATCCCACCGATACGGTTTGGGGTTTAGGCTGCGATGCTACCAATGCCGATGCCGTTCAGCGGATTTATGATATTAAGCAGCGATCTGATTCCAAAAGCATGATTATTTTATTGGAAAATGAAGCAAGGCTTAACCGATACATCAAAGAAGTTCCGGATTTAGCCTGGGACCTGATTGAACTTTCTGAGGAACCATTAACCATTGTATATCCCGGTGCAACCCAATTGGCGCCGAATGCAATTGCGAACGACGGAACAGTGGCCATTCGCATTACCAGAGATGAATTTTGCAGTCAACTAATCCGCAAATTCAATAAGCCGATTGTTTCTACATCTGCCAATCTATCCGGAGAAGCAACACCTTCCCTATTCAGAGATATTTCTACTGAAATTAAATCTAAGGTCGACTATATCGTAAATTTGCGGCAGAACGATCAACAGAAGCGCAAAGCTTCAACTATTATCAAGCTTCAACTCAATGGCGAAATCACCATTCTCCGTAAATAA